A single genomic interval of Scyliorhinus canicula chromosome 15, sScyCan1.1, whole genome shotgun sequence harbors:
- the LOC119978680 gene encoding LOW QUALITY PROTEIN: monocarboxylate transporter 1-like (The sequence of the model RefSeq protein was modified relative to this genomic sequence to represent the inferred CDS: deleted 1 base in 1 codon) yields MPSAVGGPQGNTPPDGGWGWAVVLASFISIGFSYAFPKAITVFFKEIKEIFHSTDSQVSWISSIMLAVMYAGGPVSSILVNRYGSRPVVLLGGMLASSGMIMASFCRNIVQLYFCIGVIGGLGLAFNLQPALTMIGKYFYKKRPLANGLAMAGSPVILSTLAPLNQYLFDNYSWRGGFLILGGILLNCCVAGALMRPLSTQQTTASKSPVDTKHEADAKSDLLTGETKPKLTILQTISNYLDLSLFKHRGFLIYLSGNVIMFFGLFAPLVFLSSYAKNMGIDEYKAAFLLSILAFVDMFARPSMGLLANTKWVRPKIQYFFSFSVLYNGVCHIMMPLAKDYIGLVIYTIFFGFAFGMLSSVLFETLMDIVGAQRFSSAVGLVTIVECCPVLLGPPLLGLLKDAYNNFGYVYFACGVVLIVASIYLFIGNAINYRLLEKERRAEEQNSKREATIDLNETKPDISSTEQEKHDGTAEQDTTI; encoded by the exons ATGCCTTCGGCAGTGGGAGGACCCCAGGGGAACACCCCCCCAGATGGTGGATGGGGCTGGGCTGTGGTGCTGGCATCTTTCATTTCCATCGGATTCTCCTACGCTTTCCCCAAAGCCATCACCGTTTTCTTCAAGGAAATCAAGGAGATCTTCCATTCCACCGACAGCCAGGTGTCCTGGATTTCCTCCATAATGCTGGCGGTGATGTATGCTGGAG GTCCCGTCAGCAGTATCCTGGTGAACAGATATGGAAGTCGGCCTGTGGTGTTATTGGGCGGGATGTTGGCGAGCTCAGGAATGATCATGGCTTCATTCTGCAGAAACATTGTGCAGCTTTACTTCTGTATAGGAGTGATCGGGG GGCTCGGACTCGCCTTCAACTTGCAACCAGCGCTGACTATGATTGGCAAATACTTCTACAAGAAACGCCCCTTGGCTAATGGGCTAGCGATGGCCGGAAGCCCAGTGATCCTCAGCACGCTGGCTCCTCTTAACCAGTATCTCTTTGACAACTACTCATGGAGAGGGGGCTTCCTGATCCTGGGGGGGATCCTGCTCAACTGCTGTGTGGCCGGAGCCCTCATGCGCCCTTTAAGTACTCAGCAGACAACTGCATCCAAATCACCGGTGGACACCAAGCATGAGGCTGACGCCAAATCTGACCTTCTGACCGGTGAAACCAAACCGAAGCTCACCATTCTCCAAACCATCAGTAACTACTTGGACCTGTCACTCTTCAAGCACAGGGGCTTTCTGATCTACTTGTCCGGCAACGTCATCATGTTCTTCGGTCTGTTTGCACCCCTGGTCTTCTTGTCCTCTTATGCTAAGAATATGGGCATTGATGAATACAAAGCAgctttcctcctctccatcctGGCCTTTGTGGACATGTTTGCCCGGCCATCCATGGGTCTCCTCGCCAACACCAAGTGGGTGAGGCCTAAGATCCAATACTTTTTCTCCTTCTCCGTCCTCTACAATGGGGTCTGCCACATCATGATGCCCTTGGCAAAGGACTATATTGGTCTGGTGATCTACACCATCTTCTTCGGGTTTGCCTTTGGCATGCTGAGCTCCGTACTGTTCGAGACCTTGATGGACATTGTGGGGGCACAGAGGTTCTCCAGCGCTGTGGGACTGGTGACCATAGTGGAGTGTTGTCCCGTGTTACTGGGA CCTCCTCTCCTAG GTTTGCTGAAGGACGCATACAATAACTTCGGCTACGTGTACTTTGCGTGCGGAGTGGTTTTGATCGTCGCAAGTATCTACTTGTTCATCGGCAATGCGATAAACTACCGTCTCCTCGAGAAGGAGAGGCGAGCGGAAGAGCAGAATTCGAAACGCGAAGCGACGATTGACTTGAACGAGACCAAACCTGACATTTCATCCACGGAGCAAGAAAAGCACGATGGAACCGCGGAGCAGGACACAACTATTTGA